The Montipora foliosa isolate CH-2021 chromosome 1, ASM3666993v2, whole genome shotgun sequence genome has a window encoding:
- the LOC137993710 gene encoding prefoldin subunit 4-like: MAATKRKIGGEDTNITLEDQQQINTFARKSARFSELKDEIKAKKKELQNIEDASDELMLLDDDTAPIPYRIGEVFIHLSSEETQDFLENAKSKLQEEIKTLESQSGEVKTILSDLKVKLYAKFGNNINLEAEEE, from the exons ATGGCGGCAACTAAACGAAAG ATTGGTGGAGAGGACACGAATATTACTCTTGAAGATCAACAACAGATCAATACATTTGCACGGAAAAGTGCCCGATTTTCAGAACTGAAAGATGAGATAAAAGCGAAAAAG AAAGAACTGCAAAATATTGAAGACGCCAGTGATGAACTCATGCTTTTAGATGACGACACAGCACCAATTCC TTACAGAATAGGTGAGGTTTTCATTCATTTATCATCTGAAGAAACACAAGATTTCCTGGAAAATGCAAAGTCCAAGCTTCAGGAAGAAATCAAAACCCTTGAATCCCAATCAGGAGAAGTTAAAACAATTCTTAGTGATTTGAAAGTGAAACTCTATGCCAAATTTGGGAACAATATTAATCTGGAGGCagaagaagaatga